Within the Gammaproteobacteria bacterium genome, the region GGGAACAGGAACACGCCAGCCACAAACAATGCGAACAGTCGCAGTGGCTTCAGTTGTAACAAGACCTGAATTTTTTGGCTATCGAGCTGGATGGTGAAGACTCTTTTCCTGATTAACAGACCAACTTAACTCCTATTAGGAGATTATGCCGGAATGTACCCGCAAGTTTTCAATTTTCTACAAATACCCGGCGCGCCATACCCTAGGCATGTTTTGAAATAGTTTTTGACAGAAGCCGCTTAGGGCTGCAGTAAGGCGTCGATCTTGGCCGCACAAATGAAATCATTGATCGAGAGGCCGTCGATCTCGTGGGTGGTGTAATTCACCAGGCAATGACCGTAACCGACTTCCAGATCGGGGTGGTGCACTTGCTGGTTGGCGATCCAGGCCACGGAATTTACAAAGGCCATGGTTTTGTAAAAGCCTTTGAATTTAAAATCCTTGCGGATCATTTTGGCATCGGCGAATAACTCCCAACCTTCACCCAGTTCGGCGAGTAATTCCTCGGCTTTGGCTTTGGGCATGGCCTCAACTTCACCATTGCAGGGGGCGCAGCGTTTGTTTTTTAAATCGGTCATAGCTTTCTCATGTTTAGATACCGCGATTGAATCGCGGTATGACGATTAGTTTATCAGGCTACCTTTTCAGGTGGCGGGAATAAGGGTTCATGCATACCGAGTTCGCGTGCCTGATTAATGAGTCCGAGCAAATCCTGTTGTGCC harbors:
- a CDS encoding 4a-hydroxytetrahydrobiopterin dehydratase; the encoded protein is MTDLKNKRCAPCNGEVEAMPKAKAEELLAELGEGWELFADAKMIRKDFKFKGFYKTMAFVNSVAWIANQQVHHPDLEVGYGHCLVNYTTHEIDGLSINDFICAAKIDALLQP